A window of Lagenorhynchus albirostris chromosome 11, mLagAlb1.1, whole genome shotgun sequence contains these coding sequences:
- the CSRNP2 gene encoding cysteine/serine-rich nuclear protein 2 produces MDAFTGSGLKRKFDDVDVGSSVSNSDDEISSSDSADSCDSLNPPTTASFTPTSILKRQKQLRRKNVRFDQVTVYYFARRQGFTSVPSQGGSSLGMAQRHNSVRSYTLCEFAQEQEVNHREILREHLKEEKLHAKKMKLTKNGTVESVEADCLTLDDVSDEDIDVENVEVDDYFFLQPLPTKRRRALLRASGVHRIDAEEKQELRAIRLSREECGCDCRLYCDPEACACSQAGIKCQVDRMSFPCGCSRDGCGNMAGRIEFNPIRVRTHYLHTIMKLELESKRQVSRLPAPDEEPSPAASCSLAAAQGSETQDFQEFIAENETAVLHLQSAEELERLQAEEDPSGSSASLDSSMESLGVCILEEPLAVPEELCPGLTAPILIQAQLPPGSSVLCFAENSDQPTASAVNNPSYLNSGPLVYYQVEQRPVLGVKGEPGTEEVPPSFPKEKDLSVFSLPVTSLVACGPTDPAALCKSEVGKTSTLEALVPEDRNPEEPEDEDFRPSWCPSNLPLRTDNEEGCVVETARQNEDRPPEEPSLELPLAV; encoded by the exons ATGGATGCATTCACGGGCTCGGGTCTCAAGAGGAAGTTTGATGATGTGGATGTGGGTTCATCAGTTTCCAACTCCGATGATGAGATCTCCAGCAGTGACAGCGCTGACAGCTGCGACAGCCTCAATCCTCCCACAACTGCCAGCTTCACAC CCACATCCATCCTGAAGCGGCAGAAGCAGCTGCGGAGGAAGAATGTGCGCTTTGACCAGGTGACTGTGTACTACTTTGCCCGGCGCCAGGGTTTCACCAGCGTGCCCAGCCAGGGCGGCAGCTCTCTGGGCATGGCCCAGCGCCATAACTCTGTACGCAGCTACACGCTCTGTGAGTTTGCTCAGGAGCAGGAGGTGAACCATCGGGAGATTCTCCGTGAACACCTGAAGGAGGAGAAGCTCCACGCCAAGAAGATGAAG CTGACCAAGAACGGGACAGTGGAGTCGGTGGAGGCCGACTGCCTGACATTGGATGATGTTTCAGATGAAGATATTGACGTGGAAAACGTGGAGGTGGATGATTACTTCTTCCTGCAGCCTCTGCCCACCAAACGGCGACGGGCCCTGCTGAGGGCTTCTGGGGTCCACCGCATCGATGCTGAAGAGAAGCAAGAACTTCGAGCCATCCGACTGTCACGGGAAGAGTGTGGTTGTGACTGTCGACTGTATTGTGACCCGGAAGCGTGTGCCTGTAGCCAGGCTGGGATTAAATGCCAG GTGGATCGCATGTCCTTTCCATGTGGCTGCTCCCGGGACGGCTGTGGGAACATGGCTGGGCGCATTGAATTCAACCCAATCCGGGTCCGGACTCATTACCTCCACACCATCATGAAGCTGGAGCTGGAGAGCAAGCGGCAGGTGAGCCGCCTGCCAGCCCCAGACGAGGAGCCCTCCCCCGCTGCCAGCTGCAGCCTGGCGGCAGCACAGGGCTCAGAGACACAGGACTTCCAGGAGTTCATCGCTGAGAATGAGACGGCGGTGCTGCACCTGCAGAGTGCGGAGGAGCTGGAGCGGCTCCAGGCGGAGGAGGACCCGAGCGGCTCCAGTGCCAGCCTGGACTCCAGCATGGAGAGCCTGGGCGTGTGCATCCTGGAGGAGCCCCTGGCTGTTCCCGAAGAGCTGTGCCCGGGCCTGACAGCCCCCATCCTCATCCAGGCTCAGCTGCCCCCAGGCTCCTCCGTGCTGTGTTTTGCCGAGAACTCAGACCAGCCAACTGCCTCAGCCGTGAACAACCCATCCTACTTGAACAGTGGGCCCCTGGTCTACTACCAGGTGGAGCAGAGGCCAGTCCTGGGGGTGAAAGGAGAGCCTGGTACGGAAGAAGTCCCGCCCTCGTTCCCCAAGGAGAAGGATCTGAGTGTCTTCTCTCTCCCGGTTACCTCACTGGTGGCTTGTGGCCCCACAGACCCGGCTGCCCTCTGTAAGTCAGAGGTGGGGAAAACATCCACTCTAGAAGCTCTAGTGCCCGAAGATCGTAACCCCGAGGAGCCTGAGGATGAAGACTTCCGCCCCTCTTGGTGCCCCTCAAACCTCCCCTTGCGCACGGACAACGAAGAGGGCTGTGTGGTGGAGACCGCACGGCAGAACGAGGACCGGCCCCCTGAAGAGCCTTCCCTGGAGCTCCCTCTGGCAGTGTGA